From the genome of Thermomicrobiales bacterium:
GATCATCGACGCTCCGATGGATGTCGACCAACTGCTCGACGACCGGGTGTCGGAGCTGGGCGGAGAGGTCGTGTTGGTCGTCCTGACGCATGCCCATTGGGATCACATCGGAACGACGAATCAACTGCACGATCGGTTTTCCGCGCCGGTGGCCGCGCATCCGTTGACCGAAGACCGGCTGAAAAGCCCCGGCAGCCCCGATCTCCCGTTCGAACTCGAGGCGGTCATTCCCGACCGGTGGCTCCACGAGGGCGATCTGGTCCCCCTTGGAGCGCATGAATTCACGGTCTTGCACCTGCCGGGCCACGATCCCGGTCACATCGCGCTCTATTCCGAACCCGACCGATTGCTGCTCAGCGGGGACGTGCTTTTCCCCAACGGGCATGGGCGAATCGATATTCCGGGCGCATCCGGGGTCGACATGTCGGCGTCGCTGAAGCGGCTGGCGGCGATGCCCGGCGATGTCGTGGTGTATCCCGGTCACGGGTTGCCCACGACCATCGGCGCAGAGTCGTGGCTCGACCAATTCAAGGGAGTCTGAATATGACCAATCCGATGCTACCGGCCACGATGGCCATGTTGCAGAAACTGGTGGCGGAGATCTTCGAGCAACTGGACGGTATTCCCGAAGACGACTTGAACACCTGGCTTCCCCGCGACGGAATGCGTGATGTGAACACGTTCTTCGCGCTGGCGACTCATACGGTCGGCGCGGGCGAGTTCTGGATTCTCGAGGCCGCAGGTGGGCGTAACATGGACCGCAATCGCAGGGCGGAGTTCGCATCGACAGGTTCGCTCGCTCAGCTACGGGAGCGGTACGATCGATGGCTCGAAGGCTCAGAAGAGGTCTTTTTCACCATCGACGACGAAGATCTGGCGTCGATCTACTATCGGCCAGCAACCCCTGAGCGCGGCATGTCCGAAGCCCGTCGCACCCGCGCAGAATGCATCGCTCACGCGCTCGAGCACACCGCGGTGCACTTGGGTCATTTGCAGTTGCAGCGACAGCTTTGGGACGCGGAACGCGCCGAAACGATCGCTCCTGCATGACGCCTCGCTAGTCCTGCTGTTCTTCGTCGGCCTGGCGTTGGTCCTCACGATCACGGGCCATGAGGTACATGAAGATCATCAACAGTGCCACTGGCGCGATGATGACGCAGGTGACAAAAGCGAGAAATCCGCCCTGGCCGGAGTCGCCTTGCATCAGGAGATAGGTCGCCAGGCCACCGAGTACGATCAGCAACCCAAGGGCCGCCAGCGCGCCGATTGGGGAGACACATCCGCGTGCGTTCAGGTTCGGGTCCGGCGTGTCCGGGTCGAGCAGATGCGGATCGGCGTTCTGTAGCGCTGCGACTTCGTTCAGCCTGATGTAGCCGAGCCGCCCATTACGGAGCCGGATGCGCACATAGTCGTCGGGAGCGTCGGGGTCGTCGTTGATATCCAGCTCGGACCCGGGCGGCACGATGTCGATGATGCGGGAGGCGGCGTCCGGCCGCTCGAACACACGCAATCCCTCAGTGGCGTGAAAGGCATCCACCAGGGTGGTGCCGCACGCGGCGCAATAGAAATTGGTCGAGGGGTTGAGCGCGCCGCACATACCGCAGAAGATGAGCGGTCCGCGGTCGGTGTCCTCGATACCGCTCATTCCACTCGGATTGGGAATGTCGATGCGGTCTTGTTTGGCAGTCCCGGCCGGGTCGGATTCCGGAACCTTCCACTTGTCCTTTTCGCTGCGCACCGCCGCTCCTGCCCAAGTCCGAACGCTCGGGGTTGCTTATACCACATGGACCGATCGCCGCCAGACCATGCCATTGGGCTCTGACGTCCGGCGAAATGCTACGCTCACCGGATGAGCAGCTCCGGAACCGGCCCCGCCATCGAGACCACGGGACTCACCAAGACCTATTCCGGAGTCGACGCTCTCTCAGACCTTTCCCTGACCGTGCAGCGTGGCGCCCTCTATGGCTTTCTTGGCCCAAACGGCGCGGGAAAGACGACTACGATTCGGCTCCTGATGGGATTCATCAAGCCGACGCGTGGTTCGAGCCGCATGTTCGGGCACGACACCTGGACCGATGGCGTGCGAGCCCGGTCGCATGTTGGCTATCTGGTGCAATCCGATTCGCTCTTCCCCGAGCTCACCGGAGCAGACCAACTTGCGTTCGCTGCCAGGCTTTCGGGTTCCGACGCGCCGCTTCAACGGCGACTGCTCGATCTGCTCGAGCTGTCGAAAGCAGCATTGGGTCGTCCCCTCAAAACCTATTCCAAGGGCATGCGCCAGAAGCTGGCGCTCATCGCCGCGACCCAGCACGATCCTGAACTGCTGATCCTGGACGAGCCGACCGACGGGCTCGACCCGCTGATCCAGCGCGCGTTCGAAGCGCACCTACTCGATTGTCACGCCGCGGGACGCACCATCTTCATGTCCTCCCATGACCTGGGCGAGGTCGATCGGCTCTGCGAGCGCGTGGCTATCGTGCGGGAAGGGCGATTGGTGCA
Proteins encoded in this window:
- a CDS encoding MBL fold metallo-hydrolase, yielding MTLHVETFAGGPIDTNAYLVFDDKSKQILIIDAPMDVDQLLDDRVSELGGEVVLVVLTHAHWDHIGTTNQLHDRFSAPVAAHPLTEDRLKSPGSPDLPFELEAVIPDRWLHEGDLVPLGAHEFTVLHLPGHDPGHIALYSEPDRLLLSGDVLFPNGHGRIDIPGASGVDMSASLKRLAAMPGDVVVYPGHGLPTTIGAESWLDQFKGV
- a CDS encoding DinB family protein is translated as MTNPMLPATMAMLQKLVAEIFEQLDGIPEDDLNTWLPRDGMRDVNTFFALATHTVGAGEFWILEAAGGRNMDRNRRAEFASTGSLAQLRERYDRWLEGSEEVFFTIDDEDLASIYYRPATPERGMSEARRTRAECIAHALEHTAVHLGHLQLQRQLWDAERAETIAPA
- a CDS encoding ABC transporter ATP-binding protein, with the protein product MSSSGTGPAIETTGLTKTYSGVDALSDLSLTVQRGALYGFLGPNGAGKTTTIRLLMGFIKPTRGSSRMFGHDTWTDGVRARSHVGYLVQSDSLFPELTGADQLAFAARLSGSDAPLQRRLLDLLELSKAALGRPLKTYSKGMRQKLALIAATQHDPELLILDEPTDGLDPLIQRAFEAHLLDCHAAGRTIFMSSHDLGEVDRLCERVAIVREGRLVQEESIEGLRAQHRRRAEILLARPLDASVVIPGAEVISRNGRALSLLVDHDPNELLAFLGQWQVESVTIAPPSLNDIFAGFYGSGPGPR